DNA from Garra rufa chromosome 5, GarRuf1.0, whole genome shotgun sequence:
CTGCATGTTTAgattgtgattaaaatgcagttCTAATTTTAAAAGGAAAGAGCCCAGGAAAAACCTTagtttgtttattaattatttatttgatttgggCTTGGTTTTAAAATGTCCTTTGCAGCATTTTGACTGAGAAATAATACACCTTTTCATAATTTGTcctaaatctcaaaaaaaaaaaaaaaaaagaagaaggaaAGTGAGAAGTTGTATTGTGAATAAGGTTGCAAAAATGTCTGGTAAATTTTAGAACATTTCCAGGATTTATTTGGAATCTTTCTGAAATTTTCCAGAAATTTTCCAGCCCTTTGCAACTCTAATCGTGAAATCACATCATGAGTTGAGAGTGAATTGTTACATCTGTAGTagggaatatttatttattattcagaatgcaaaaaaagaaagaaatatactCCTATGTTTCCATTTCACAGAATTGTTGTCCAAGTAGCTGATCTAACTGAATTAAATCAACATTGAACTGAATTGTCTTCTGTAAAGTTTGTTTTTATGGATAACCTTTACAACATTAAcgctgttattttcctgtttattactgtgaagctgctttgaaacagtcTGTTTTGTATAAAGCCCCATAGAAATCAATATGTCTTGACTCACGCTGAGCAGTATATACTGTAACACGAATCACAGCTTTGTGAATGTTTATTTACCGCTTCAAAATGTGACTATATTCTCGTCCGGCTGTAATCTGCTAAATGCAACTATGGCATGTTGTACGTCACATGTTCTAAACATGATCATGTGTTCATCAGGGGTCGTCGTCGGAGCCCAGGCATCAGTATTACTCAGACATGTCGTGTCCCGTGTGTCTGCAGCAGGCCGTTCTGCCCGTAGAGACCAACTGCGGTCATCTGTTCTGCGGTGAGGCTGATCTCAGACGGAGCAGTTGAACGTGAGCGTATCTGCTGATCTATAATCGTTTCTGTCTTGTTGTTTTTTATCAAAGGGCCGTGCATCATCGCGTACTGGCGTTACGGGACGTGGCTCGGAGCCATCAACTGCCCCATCTGTAGACAGATGGTAAACGTCCACACTGAAATCTTTCATGAGCTGATGCTCATCCTGTCTAGCAATACTAAAGTCGTGAGCACTTGTTTGTCACACTTCTGCACTCTGTAGCTTAAATGATCACAACTAACCACACGATGAATACGTCTGTATGTGTTTGTTGACTATTGACCTTTATTGCTTTGTCAGGTGACCCTGCTTTTCCCGCTTTTCCAAGACACCGGGCGCAGCGCTCAGACACAAGACGGACAGGTGGAACCCGCGCTGATCCTCAACGACATCAACGACTACAACCGCCGCTTCTCCGGACAACCGCGCTCTGTGAGTATGAATCCGGGCCAAGCTTTGTCttagaaaacctttttttaaaaagaatagttcagccaaaatgaCAATTGTTACCCTTATGTGGTTTTTTTCCCATACTATGACCATCACTATTTGGTtgcaaacattcttcaaaatatcttaagaAATGCATACTGCCCTCCacaggcaaagtgcagtaactacggcaacactgaaacagagaaaaatgcctttgaagtttttacgccagctggtcaaacatgttgaaactctcatttctctgaaacgggacacaattgAACCAGCAGACTtcgccacaagacaaaacaattgTTACAAAGTCCTttttttaagccttaactcaatttgaccaaatgcgtagttactgctctttgcctttggagggcagcataggtTTGGAACAATTTCACAGGCTGATGAAACCCTTTGCTTCACAATCAGTTAACGCTGGGGCAAGGGCGTAGAATTTAGTAGGGAACGCTAGGGACTGTCACTCTATGTAGACTAATACAATCACATACAACAATAATGTCTCAAATATACCATGTATGCTAATAAATTGAACATTGGTATGAGATGACTAGATGATTTCCTCTTGAACTGTCACCAACTGAACTGCAGTGGCCAAACTCTTTCAAATATAGTAAattgaaggagtagttcacttccagaacaaaaactgacagatcatgtactcacccccttgtcatccaagatgttcatgtctttctttcttcagtcgtaaggaaattctgttttttgagtaaaacatttcaggatttctctccataaagtggacttctatggtgccccgagtttgaacttccaaaatgcagtttcaaagagctctaaatgattccagccgaggaaagaagggtcttatctagcaaaacgatgtgttatttttaaaaaaaattacaatttaaatactttttaacctcaaatgctcgtcttgtctagttcggcaagacgagcgtttaagATTACAAAGTATataagtttaaatgttttaagaaaataaccaatcgttttgctagataagactcttcttcctcggctgggatcgtttagagctctttgaagctgcatttaaactgcattttggaagttcaaactcagggctccatagaagtccactatatggagaacaatcctgaaatgttttcctcaaaaaacaccatttctttacgactgaagaaagaaagacatggacatcttggatgtcaagtcaagtcacctttattttatttataaagcgcTTGTAACAATAAAGGGGTGATAGACAACAGACAATAGACAAGCGGGTGAGTACTGAAAtttaactactcctttaagctatAACTCTATCATAATACAGTGTTTTCATCTCATGCAGCTCGTCATATTAATATTAGTGTTGGTTATCTTTGTAATGGAAGTATTGATATTCTGTTTGTAGCGCTGCAATTGGATCACGCATCGCCAATCGTTTGATTCGGTCCATAAGGCAGTGAAGACAGCAACACAAATACAAATCTCTTATAAAAATGAACTTtcttattatagtaaaagtgtagcaaTCATGTttttttgtataaccacagttttactacaaatacaatGGTTAAACTATAGTGTACCAAAAGCTTGCTTAATTTCTGGTAACcatagtttgtttgtttattttcctTAAGGGATGTGTTGCCAggtttttttaaaaacatcagtTATGATTTTCAAGGGTGTATAATTTAGTGGTGATGCCAATGACATGTCTCTACCAATAACCAGCGACTACTAAATTGTCTTTGGCAGcaattttaaattaaacaattaaatgtcTGTTGTCTGCTGTTACATCGCCACCAATGCCAGCTTCAAACCTACGCCCCTGTGCTGGGAAATGAAGCTTGAGTGATGGACTTCAAGTGAATTAAAGAGTTAACCGGTGTGGCGCCATTTCAGACAAAATCAAGCCAAAACGACATTTGTTTTTGAGTTTGTTTGGGGAGTTTAAAATGTCTTGTCAAGCTAAATTTCCAGAAGAGTTGTCTCTGGCTGCTCTTATGCAGTAGTTAAAAACAAATAGGAGACTGGAAATCATCTCCAGTTCATTCTGTTCACTTCATTGAGGTCAGACGCAAGTATAAACatcagcacactgctctttctaCTGGCTATATAGAACAAACTAAAGCTGTAATTCTAATCAAAAGCAgttgttttgtgttttagttcTGTGAAACAGTACAGCTGTAAATCCCTGACTGTCCGTTCATGAGAACACTAGATCTTAGCTGAGAGTAGATGTTAAAGATGTTTGTGTTTGACTCCTGAAGCTGCTGGACCGTCTGCGGGACGTCCCGACGCTGCTGCGGCACGCGTTCAGAGAGATGTTCTCCGTCGGCGGCCTCTTCTGGATGTTCCGCATCCGGATCCTGCTGTGTCTGGTGGGCGCGCTCACGTACCTGGCCTCGCCGCTGGACTTCATCCCCGAAGGAGTGGTGGGGCTGCTGGGCTTCATGGACGACTTCTTCGTCATCCTGCTCCTCTTCATCTACATCTCCATCATGTACCGCGAGGTGGTGACGCAGCGGCTGGCCGGATGAGGCTCGTGTGGGGAAAGCTCTGTTTTAGCTTCTGTGCGCTAGATTGGGCTTTGTGCTGCTTCGCTGGCTTTATGGACTGAAGATTCAACGCATTTATTTCATAAGAAGACGTCAGATTAAAACTCATAAAACGCTGGTGTCCTGAGTACACCACAGCGGGAAGATCATCAAACACACAGAACATGCCGGTTGATGTCTGAGAGACTCTTCTGCAATATTACAGATGTGTTTAGAATGATAGAGCTGAAATATGACACATGGACTCATGCTGCAGTTGAACATTTGtacatcacacacacactcactcacacacacacacacacacacactcacacacacacacactcacacacacacacacacacacacactcacacacacacacacacacacacacacacacacacacacacacatatatacacacacacacacacatatatacacacacacacacgactgtCATGTTCTCTTGGAATAACTCAGTTGGTGTCATTCAAAAGGGGCTGATGTCTGCATTAAAGAAAGATTCTGGAAGATGAAATTTAACTCAGATTTACTGAGTTCATTTGTGTTTTTGATTTTGACTTTCTGAAGTGTTTTAGTTGAATAAACATATAAACAGCTGCAGAACAGTAGAATAACACATGAAATAAAACACGAAGGTTATTGTAGTGATTTTATTCCAGGGTAAATTAGGCCTGCAACCTCTTTGACCATGGCAAAATGACTAGAATGCATTTTGGGAGTTTTgggacactgcaaaaaatgattttcttagtatttttgtcttgttttctattataaatatctaaacatttttgaATCAAGATTCATTTACTTTACAAGCAAAAAACGACTTAAGATATTacgtcttgttttctaaaaaaagttaCCAAAATTTTGTAAGTGTTTgcatctgccaatggggtaagaaaaaaaatcttgttcaGCTTTTGAATTAGgattattttgagtttttttcttttcttttttttagaaaacaaaacttAATATCTTAAGTTGTTTAACTTGTAAAGTAAATTCATCTTGATTCAATCATTTTCAGATATTTATActaggaaacaagacaaaaatactacataagaaaatcatttttttgcagTCTCAACAGACTCAAATCTGAAGCAGAATTTAGTAAACGCTTTGGCTTAATTTCCACTGTTTCAGGTCATTTTTCCTCTTAATGTTTAGTTCTGAAAAATCACTAATCACTTTGAACTTGTCTTGATCTGTTTATGAAGCAGACGACGAGTCGGAGAACAGCATCAACACACGTTTGTGTTTACAATACAGCACCTTCATTTATCTTTCTCATGTTTACCACCAGAAAATGGtttataaatcagcatactatgtTTTTGCCTTGATAGGGATGAGGAACGGGATCAGAAAATATGAGATTTGCCATGAAACCGTTTTATTTTCAGAACCATGAGGCTGAGATCAGATGCAGAAACACATTAGAACTGCAACTAGTTACTGATAAATCTGTTCTAGAAGAGACCGTATCAGCTTCTCTCCTGTATGTGGATCAGCTCTAAACAGTGAGAATGTGCTGATGTCCGTCAAGGGCATATGTGTGTGATCAACACCCCAACAATCCTCTTACGCCAGTTTAATCATATCATCAGGCGCTGCCATGTTTCGCTGTGATGCTGTCAAAACACTAGCACTTGATTTTATTCATACTTTTATGTAGAAGTAGGCTTTTAGAACAACCGCAATCATTCCTGCTCCAGAAACAGAAGCGACAGCAGATTGAATGATCCTCTTGATGAGAGCAGACTGATGCAGGACTCTCAGTGAGCAGCAGGAGGCAGCAGACGCTCATCAACCTCAAGAACAGGAAGATCACTGATGTCTGTCTGATCAGCTCAACACAATACATAACACTAAACCACTCAAGGATTTCACCAGGGTAAATAAAAGACCTACAACCCCCTTAATTACAGTTAAATGCATTTTGAATACTTACTTTAATTTCTGGTCTTTAAAGTCTTTTTTTCCTCCCTAGTTACTTTTCAGTCCATTTGAGCTTCTCTCAGTCATTCAGACCCATAAAAGAGAGCAGTAGCTGCACATTTCTGACACACACATCTTCACTGATCATCATCAGAGTTTGTTCAGAAATGTATGTGGCGTTTGGTTTGTGTGGCGCAGAGCCTCCAGTGGCTTCAGCTTCAGTAAAATGTATGAAATGAAAAAAGAGATGGATGTTTATGAAATAATGACATGTCTAAGTAATGCTGCATTGGCTGGAGGAGGCTAAATGAGTATTATTTGAGTGTTCATGTTGGGTTTCATTGCTGGTTTGATGGATGTTACTGAAACGTGAGTCCGTCTGGAGATTCTGTGATTTGCCCGCTCAGAGCCGGAGACGGCCACACGTCAACTTCACCTGCTCTTCTGAGAAAACCAGCAGCTCATGGCATTCTGGGAAACAAACTGTTCGTCTACATGTAAATATAAACCGCCCCATCTGTCTGAAGACCAAGAAATAAGTGCcacaaaaacatttaaacttcCAAACTGTCAAAACCGGTTTTAACAAATATTTCTCTTTGTTAAAACTCGTTTACGgttgctttatttttaattattcatttgatCAATTCATTTCTAATTCTTGTCTGCCGCCTCGGTTCAAATTCTTGGCCGGTTGCGTAATCTGCTAAAACTAGTCTTAAAAAGTTAGTCATCTAATTATTTGTCTTTAAGACTGCTCATAAGTTTTTAGGCAGTTACATAAGAAGGTAGATCTGTCTAATTTGAATCCGGAAAGTAAGACTATTATCCCTTGACTAACTGCTAATTGGTCCATCTCTGAACTGGATTGTGAATTAAATTCAGAGAGTAATGAATCAACAGCTGATCAGAACAAACACTCAGAGATGCAGcactcagtgtgtgtgtgtgtgtgtgtgtgtgcgtgcgtgtgtgtgtgtgtgtgtgtgtgtgtgtgtgtgtgtgtgtgtgtgtgtgtgtgtgtgtgagttcatATTTAAGAGCTCATCTGCAGAGAGTCACTACTGCATCTAATTGAGAGAAGAAAATAGGTGGCAAGGGCTGCTTTTTATTCATCTGGTGgtttatttagtacatttcctgaGGCTGTGATTTACCAGCACAGCTTAAACACCTCGAATCAGTCTGAAgatgttgtgtgtgtgtctgcctTTAACCAATAATCTGCTAACACTGTGTTCATGGTCCACTTTAAACATTCTGCTGATGAGTTATAAGTAACTTTACTTTTTATGTCAACTTACTCTACTAACCCTAACCTGACAGCCTATTATcctctaatgagagttagttgacatgtagttgcactTATAGTTAGAAGAATGTCTGATGGACTTTATAAGCAATAATCTTGATTGTCTCAAACACGAATGAATGCTGTAGACCGAGACACAGCCACCATCTTGAGAACTAGTCTGACCAACTCTGACCTGGGTTAATCTGTCTTACTTTTTGGATTAAAATTAGaccagtctactttttatgtaacTTTAAAATGTTATGACCAgcgttaaagaaaaataattagatGACTAACTATTGAGACTAGTCTAAGAAGTTTATGTAACCAGCTCCAGGGCTGTACGCCTAAACTATTGCTAGTGACCTAACAAATTAAATAACTCAGTAAAATAATTATAGTAAAATTGTTTTGTTAATTGAAACTGTATTgttatcataaataaataatgacacattACAAACATTGCATCTAGTGAAAGTGAGTATCAGTCCTGTAACCGTTTGTTTGCTGTTCATAAACCAGGAGAATAGAAGCCGGTCACACTAGTCTACATAGAAATATTACATTATTCGTGCTTTAAATCAAATATCTGATTAGCAGTGGATGCATTGCAACAAAAAAATCCAAGTTGTAAATAAAGCAAAGATTGttgaagtatgttttacaagaaaacactATTTGAGTCTGTGTGCTTGTAAAATGTTTAATTCACTGTGCTACTTACCTTTTTCttggtaattatttgtgaaatttgcaGCTACATGTCTGCTTATTCTATTAACCCTAACCTAGCAGACTAATGCTCTAATGAGAGTTGGTAGACATGTATTTGCAGATGTACGTCTAGTCTGTAGAACATCCAGAGTGGATTGTTGAAATACTGCTAAACCCAAAGTCTTTTGAAGAAACTGCTTTTGCCAGTCAAGATGATCGTTTGCTCTCAGAGTAAACACACACTGACTGTCTTTTATCCGTCCTGGATTAAAATAGTAGACTTGTGTGTCAACATGGAAATCTGTTGAGAACATCGCTGTAACACAAGGGTGTGtttactttttttgcatttactttTAAACAGAAATGTAGATTCTTGCTTTAGTTGAATGTGTGCTGCACGGATACGGCACAAATCTGGCAAAGCTGATTTACAGTAAATGAACGAAACTTTATCCAGTTTTATTCCATGTAtatctttcacacacacacacacacacacacacacacacacacacacacacacacacacacacacacacacacacacacacacacacacacacacacacacacacacacacacacacacacacacacacactgcaggaTCTGTCTCGGTCTCTAATGAGCAGATGAGATTTGTGACACTGGTTGGATTTTTTCTCTATAATGATCTCTTCTCTTCTTCACGCAGCGTGTCGCGTTCATTTTATTGCGTGACTGTGTTCTTCACGTCCATCATCCTTCACTTCACTGCTTTACACGAGGAATGAGCCGCAGCCAGGAGCATTGACGCACTGGCCAGTGTTTCCCAGAAGTCTGTGCGTTTGTCTCTCATGTTCTGGGTCAGTAAATGGAGAGGTGGAATCATGCTGCGTCCCACCCAAGACCTGCTGTTTCTCATGCCCTTCTGCCCGTCTGGCACAGCATCATGGGTAGGGCTCTATAGGAGTGTCTGTACgtctctgtgtgtgtctctgtgtaagtgtgtaagtgtgtaagtgtgtgtgtgtgtgtgtgtgtgtgtgtgtgtgtgtgtgtgtgtgtgtgtgtgtgtgtgtgtgtgtgtgtctgtgtgtgtgtgtgtaacagaGCTAAAGCTGTAGACAGTGACTCATGACATGAAACACACTTCCAATAAACAGGAAGGAAGTCTGTGAACAGCCACAGGAAATGAATCAGTGCTGGGAGATTTGAGCAGTTTCCCGCTTCACGATCCTCCTGTAGATCTGCACTGAAGCTCAGGAACACGGCTCTTCCACAGACACTGGGTTAGAGGATGAGCTGGTTAGCAGGCCTTTAGTTTAGTTCAATTGTTGTGGAGCAGAGGAAGTGGAACAGCTGGAGCATGTCGGTAGCTTTATTAGTGAGATTACAGTGATCAGGTTCAtcaatcacctttatttatacagcgcttttaacaACATGGGTTGTGTCAatgcaactttacagtattaaataggacatggatatctgcgtgcatagtcttcggttaaactgcgttacTTTTAGAAGCGTcgattcagttgttgcatatagtttaatgtctttatttcaggattatcaaggtaaattataactcacgcatgtgccccagtaaaaagggtctagcaacgcccctgccctgaagcaaacccttcggcttcatagctgcatccatgttagcacgtcacgtttgatgtggtcatttcacagtaggcatacacacaggttcgaagactcgttctcgccccctacagtgcaattcagctaggcatacatccgcgctaaactatcaaggtgaaagtcatcatagcttgcgtagtatagacccagctcccaacccaactttgagaatagatttacggcaatatttttttatcggccgataagagtctcacattaacgcagcacgttaacgccgataacggcccaccactagtttcaTGTTATATACCTATACATAGTAATTGAATATTTTGTATATTGTGTCTTTGctgtttttgcacattgtctgtcttgtatacttgtatattgttctttttataatctgtgttgtcatgtcactgtcattctgtagcactgtggagcttctgtcactacaACAAATTCCTAGTCTGTGTAAACATACccgcaataaagctcattctgattctagtgtcaataatgcaaaagttccatgttgcagcagtgaccttggaataagaacaaaacagactaatattagcgtagatgccattcttcttctgatgaaACGAGGTGTTATGAGAAAATGttcccggttccggttgacctaattaatgcagtctaacaatcctttaaatgatttggattatagaaatgtgttaagtgtaggccaggttaaagagatgggtctttaatctagatttaaactgacagattgtgtctgcctcccgaacagtgttaggtagattgttccagagtttaggcgctaaatgtgaaaatgatctaccgcccgcagttgattttgatattcaacgtttctgcatttgacatcgagagcacAGGTCGTCATTTCGATACATTTTTGatttacagtacagaccaaaagtttggacacaccttctcattcatttgaatgagaaggtgtgtccaaacttttggtctgtactgtatatttttctgttgattaaagtttttactctacatttgtgcagttttcagtgggttagtgatatttt
Protein-coding regions in this window:
- the rnf170 gene encoding E3 ubiquitin-protein ligase RNF170, coding for MEADACVDPSSMVPDEDSLIEGVSDPVLLVLVLSVTFLLGLATLLCRNEQQRIHPENQEHVRVVREQLQSEQGSSSEPRHQYYSDMSCPVCLQQAVLPVETNCGHLFCGPCIIAYWRYGTWLGAINCPICRQMVTLLFPLFQDTGRSAQTQDGQVEPALILNDINDYNRRFSGQPRSLLDRLRDVPTLLRHAFREMFSVGGLFWMFRIRILLCLVGALTYLASPLDFIPEGVVGLLGFMDDFFVILLLFIYISIMYREVVTQRLAG